From Coffea arabica cultivar ET-39 chromosome 9c, Coffea Arabica ET-39 HiFi, whole genome shotgun sequence, one genomic window encodes:
- the LOC113707655 gene encoding uncharacterized protein → MAEKFTEMRLKVDLQCPCCYKKVKNILCKFPQIRDQVYDEKQNLVTITVVCCSPEKIRDKLCCKGGKVIKSIEIVPERVVEHGRKPIVHAKPEVHEKSKPSPEKHPKKTPRAPEPCLHPPVPKGFCCVPCSEGYGGGPCYYGYGRPMPPPPCYVSYGYGCGCGCGYGKRYRYNCCDYFSDENTEGCTIM, encoded by the exons TTCACTGAAATGAGACTCAAGGTTGATCTTCAATGCCCCTGCTGCTACAAGAAGGTCAAGAACATCCTCTGCAAATTTCCTC AAATCCGAGACCAGGTATATGATGAGAAGCAAAATCTGGTGACCATCACCGTGGTGTGCTGTAGCCCGGAGAAAATCCGCGACAAATTATGTTGCAAGGGTGGCAAAGTCATCAAGAGCATTGAGATCGTACCAGAAAGAGTAGTAGAACATGGAAGAAAACCAATAGTACACGCAAAGCCCGAAGTGCACGAAAAGTCAAAGCCATCGCCAGAAAAGCATCCCAAAAAAACTCCTAGGGCACCTGAACCGTGCTTGCACCCGCCAGTTCCAAAGGGGTTCTGCTGTGTCCCATGTTCGGAAGGGTACGGCGGGGGACCATGTTACTATGGGTACGGGCGGCCCATGCCCCCGCCACCCTGTTATGTTAGCTATGGATACGGGTGCGGGTGCGGGTGCGGGTATGGGAAGCGGTATCGGTACAACTGCTGCGATTATTTCAGTGATGAGAACACTGAGGGTTGCACGATTATGTGA
- the LOC113707718 gene encoding cationic amino acid transporter 1-like, with protein MGTAVEDNSGTGTGMRRRGCSYQKNDFLPEESFRTFGNYINALKQTPNRLVDRVLTRSKDQAEMAVKNRSQNEMKKTLTWWDLIWFGMGAVIGAGIFVLTGLEAKEEAGPAVVLSFVVSGVSAMLSVFCYTEFAVEIPVAGGSFAYLRVELGDFMAFIAAGNILLEYVIGGAAVARSWTSYFATLLNHHPSDFRIHAHALANNYNELDPIAVGVCICICILAVLSTKGSSRLNYIASIVHIVVILFIIIAGLAKSDTKNYTPFTPFGARGIFKASAVLFFAYVGFDAVSTMAEETKDPAKDIPIGLVGSMIITTTLYCLLAITLCLMVPYQDVDPDAPFSVAFKHVGWSWAQYLVALGALKGMTSVLLVGAVGQARYLTHIARTHMMPPWFAIVDAKTGTPVNATVVMLAATAIIAFFTKLEILSNLLSISTLFIFMLVAVALLVRRYYVSGVTTAANRNKLIGFVLTIVGSAIATAAYWGVSTNGWILYCITVPIWLLATFGLWYFVPQAHNPRLWGVPFVPWLPSASIFINIFLLGSIDKDSFIRFAIWTGFLLLYYVFFGLHASYDTAKEDEAELKVGKIEEGIPASATKSETGV; from the exons ATGGGGACGGCTGTGGAAGACAATTCAGGGACAGGGACGGGGATGAGGAGGAGAGGATGTTCATACCAGAAGAATGATTTTCTTCCTGAGGAATCTTTCAGGACTTTTGGCAACTACATAAATGCGCTCAAACAAACTCCCAACCGGCTCGTGGACCGGGTTCTCACTCGGTCCAAGGACCAAGCAGAGATGGCGGTCAAGAACCGGAGTCAGAACGAGATGAAGAAAACTCTCACATGGTGGGACCTGATCTGGTTTGGCATGGGTGCCGTCATCGGCGCCGGAATCTTCGTGCTCACCGGGCTCGAGGCCAAGGAGGAGGCTGGACCAGCTGTGGTCCTCTCATTTGTGGTTTCCGGCGTATCGGCCATGCTCTCCGTCTTTTGTTATACAGAATTTGCCGTGGAAATTCCTGTTGCGG GCGGGTCTTTTGCCTATTTGAGGGTGGAGCTTGGAGATTTCATGGCTTTCATTGCTGCTGGAAATATTCTGCTCGAGTATGTGATTGGTGGAGCAGCAGTTGCAAGATCATGGACATCATATTTTGCAACTCTTTTAAACCATCATCCATCTGATTTTCGTATTCATGCTCATGCTCTAGCAAATAATTACAATGAGCTTGACCCCATAGCAGTTGGCGTTTGCATCTGCATTTGTATACTGGCTGTGCTTAGCACAAAGGGTTCTTCTCGCCTTAACTATATTGCCTCCATTGTCCACATTGTGGTGATTCTCTTCATCATCATAGCTGGCCTTGCCAAATCTGACACCAAGAACTACACCCCCTTCACACCCTTTGGTGCCCGCGGAATCTTCAAAGCTTCAGCAGTTTTGTTCTTCGCCTATGTTGGTTTTGATGCTGTTTCAACGATGGCAGAGGAAACCAAGGATCCGGCGAAAGACATCCCCATTGGTCTTGTTGGATCAATGATTATCACCACTACTTTGTACTGCTTGCTTGCTATAACTCTCTGCCTCATGGTTCCATATCAGGATGTTGATCCTGATGCTCCATTTTCAGTCGCATTCAAACATGTAGGCTGGTCTTGGGCTCAGTATCTCGTGGCTTTAGGAGCATTGAAAGGTATGACCTCAGTGTTGCTGGTTGGTGCTGTTGGTCAGGCCCGGTATTTGACACACATTGCTCGCACACACATGATGCCTCCTTGGTTTGCAATTGTTGATGCCAAGACTGGAACACCAGTGAATGCCACAGTTGTGATGCTTGCAGCTACAGCAATAATTGCTTTCTTCACAAAACTTGAAATTCTATCCAATCTCTTGTCGATCTCCACGCTTTTCATCTTTATGCTTGTGGCTGTTGCTCTGCTCGTGCGACGTTATTATGTTTCTGGTGTGACAACAGCTGCCAATCGCAACAAGCTTATTGGATTCGTTCTGACTATCGTTGGATCTGCAATTGCCACTGCTGCTTACTGGGGTGTTAGTACCAATGGTTGGATTCTGTACTGCATAACTGTGCCAATATGGCTCTTGGCTACTTTTGGACTTTGGTACTTTGTTCCTCAGGCTCATAATCCTAGGCTTTGGGGAGTTCCATTCGTGCCCTGGTTGCCATCTGCCTCCATATTCATCAACATCTTCCTTCTGGGATCAATCGACAAGGATTCGTTCATCAGGTTTGCGATCTGGACCGGCTTCCTCTTGCTGTACTACGTCTTCTTTGGACTGCATGCATCATATGACACAGCAAAGGAAGATGAAGCTGAATTGAAGGTTGGAAAAATTGAAGAGGGAATTCCAGCATCAGCAACAAAATCAGAAACCGGTGTATAA
- the LOC113707925 gene encoding pentatricopeptide repeat-containing protein At5g13270, chloroplastic-like, protein MAAGVPLLNLNPICDKISATNCYQIPSWVSLKPSVDPLQHQYSPAQIQPANAGKLENIHLIWLSKQGKLNEAHQFLKEMDSAGVSVAPKTYQHLLRTCAKLKSLRDGKLFHNRTQRNFDNPPGFLQNSVIEMYFECGSIWDAQKLFDELPEKSPGSWETVISAYAGKGWIGKALEMFSRMMGAGINAGPSIYISLFRALSDLELGKQIHCLVVKSGFDENVSMNTAFCNMYVKCGCLESAQWAFDKMVEKNVVTWTGLMVGFTQAERQRDALRLFDMMLRDGIELDEFVFSIILKACAGLADVGMGQQVHGLVVKLGLESEVSVGTPLVDFYVKCANLGCAVQTFEKISEPNDVTWSAMIAGYSQGGEFGKCFRVFRSLRSQAGALNEYIYTSIFQACAALADLNLGTQAHGDAIKRGLISYLHGESTIISMYAKCGQLDCAFRVFDSISDPDTVAWTSMIAACAYHGNAPEALNLFRRMQASAVRPNSVTFIAILTACSHCGLVEDAKRYMESMSSEYGVDPTIDHYDCIIDILARAGQLSEALALIEAMPFEPDAMSWKSLLGGCSIYLNFELGKVAAEKLLQLDPHDTAAYILMFNLHASRGKWDEAAFVRRMMAERDLKKEVSCSWITIRGKVHRFIVGDRHHPQTEEIYQKLRELKFSCGSYEDSVFTTEEAASNNLVERKEQLLDHSERLAIAFGLISTPNNASILVFKNIRACRDCHDFAKHVSLVTGREIIVRDASRFHHFRCGECSCRDYW, encoded by the coding sequence ATGGCAGCAGGTGTTCCATTACTGAATCTAAACCCAATTTGTGACAAAATCTCAGCCACAAATTGCTATCAAATCCCATCTTGGGTTTCTCTAAAACCCAGCGTTGACCCACTCCAACATCAATATAGCCCCGCCCAAATTCAACCAGCTAATGCAGGAAAGCTCGAAAACATTCACTTGATTTGGCTCTCAAAACAGGGTAAGCTCAATGAAGCCCACCAGTTCCTCAAGGAAATGGACTCTGCTGGTGTTTCAGTCGCACCCAAAACCTACCAACATTTGCTTCGAACGTGTGCAAAGTTAAAATCTTTGCGCGATGGGAAACTGTTTCATAACAGGACACAGAGGAATTTCGATAATCCACCTGGGTTTCTTCAGAATTCTGTTATCGAAATGTATTTCGAGTGCGGGAGCATTTGGGATGCTCAGAAATTGTTTGACGAATTGCCGGAAAAAAGTCCAGGAAGCTGGGAGACCGTCATATCTGCTTATGCTGGTAAGGGTTGGATAGGAAAAGCACTAGAAATGTTTTCGAGAATGATGGGCGCAGGAATCAATGCTGGACCTTCAATTTACATAAGCCTTTTCAGAGCTTTGTCAGATTTAGAGCTTGGGAAGCAGATACACTGTCTTGTGGTAAAGTCAGGCTTTGATGAAAATGTGTCCATGAACACTGCTTTCTGCAATATGTATGTAAAATGTGGGTGTTTAGAGAGTGCCCAATGGGCTTTTGATAAGATGGTTGAAAAGAATGTGGTGACGTGGACTGGATTGATGGTGGGATTTACTCAGGCTGAGAGGCAACGTGATGCCCTGAGACTTTTTGATATGATGCTTAGGGACGGCATTGAGTTGGATGAGTTTGTGTTCTCAATCATTCTTAAGGCGTGTGCTGGATTGGCGGATGTTGGTATGGGGCAGCAAGTCCATGGATTGGTTGTGAAACTTGGATTGGAAAGTGAGGTTTCAGTGGGTACCCCTCTTGTGGATTTTTATGTCAAGTGTGCAAATTTGGGTTGTGCCGTTCAAACATTCGAGAAGATATCTGAACCAAATGATGTTACATGGAGTGCCATGATTGCTGGCTATTCCCAAGGTGGTGAATTTGGGAAGTGCTTTAGAGTTTTTAGGTCTTTGAGGAGTCAAGCTGGTGCTTTGAACGAATACATATACACTAGCATCTTCCAGGCATGCGCTGCTCTTGCAGACTTGAATCTTGGAACTCAAGCTCATGGAGATGCAATAAAACGAGGTCTGATTTCCTATCTTCACGGTGAAAGCACAATTATTTCCATGTATGCAAAATGTGGTCAACTGGATTGTGCATTTAGGGTATTTGATTCAATCAGTGATCCCGATACTGTGGCCTGGACTTCTATGATTGCTGCTTGTGCTTATCATGGTAATGCTCCTGAAGCTCTAAATCTTTTTAGGAGGATGCAGGCTTCTGCCGTGAGGCCTAATTCAGTTACCTTTATAGCAATTCTTACAGCGTGTAGCCATTGTGGATTGGTTGAAGACGCCAAGCGGTACATGGAGTCAATGAGCAGTGAGTATGGCGTTGACCCGACCATTGACCATTATGATTGTATCATTGATATACTTGCTCGAGCAGGGCAACTGAGTGAGGCACTAGCCTTGATAGAAGCGATGCCATTTGAACCTGATGCTATGAGTTGGAAAAGTTTATTGGGTGGATGCTCAATCTACCTGAATTTTGAGCTTGGAAAAGTTGCAGCTGAAAAACTGCTTCAGCTGGACCCCCACGACACTGCTGCATACATACTCATGTTTAATTTACATGCTTCGCGTGGGAAATGGGATGAAGCTGCATTTGTAAGACGGATGATGGCCGAGAGGGACCTGAAAAAGGAGGTCAGCTGCAGCTGGATTACAATCAGGGGCAAAGTGCATCGTTTTATTGTGGGTGATAGGCACCATCCTCAAACAGAAGAGATATACCAAAAGTTACGAGAATtaaaattttcttgtggtaGCTATGAAGATTCTGTCTTTACCACTGAAGAAGCTGCATCCAACAATTTGGTGGAACGAAAAGAACAGCTTCTTGATCACAGCGAGAGACTTGCAATCGCTTTTGGGCTAATTTCAACTCCAAATAATGCTTCTATTTTGGTGTTCAAAAATATCCGTGCTTGCAGAGACTGTCACGATTTTGCTAAACATGTATCATTAGTTACAGGGCGTGAAATTATTGTTAGAGATGCCAGCAGATTTCATCACTTCAGGTGTGGGGAATGTTCTTGTCGTGATTATTGGTGA